The sequence CCCCGGATCTTCTTCCTCGACGAGCCGACCACCGGCCTCGACCCGCGCTCCCGCCACAACATGTGGGGCATCATCCGCAAACTGGTCTCCGGAGGGGTCACCGTCTTCCTCACCACCCAGTACCTCGAAGAGGCCGACGAACTCGCCGACCGCATCGCCGTACTCAACGACGGCAAGATCGCCGCCGAAGGCACGGCCGAGGAGCTCAAGCGGCTCATCCCCGGCGGCCACATCCGGATCCGCTTCACCGACCCCGCCGCCTACAGGTCCGCCGCCTCCGCACTGCGCGACGTCACCACGGACGACGAGGCACTGGCGCTGCAGATCCCCAGCGACGGCAGCCAGCGCGGACTGAGCTCCATCCTCAGCTGGCTCGAATCAGAGGGCATCGAGGCGGACGAACTGACCGTCCATACCCCCGACCTCGACGACGTCTTCTTCGCCCTGACCGGCCCCACCAACGTCATCAGCCAGACCGAGGAGACCGTCCGATGAGCGCCCTCTCCCTCGCCGTCCGCGACTCGAGCACGATGCTGCGCCGCAACCTCCTGCACGCGCGGCGCTACCCGTCCGGAACCCTGAACCTTCTCCTCGCCCCGATCATGATGCTCCTGCTCTTCGTCTACATCTTCGGCGACGTGATGAGCACGGGCATCGGCGGCGCGGACCGCTCCGACTACATCGCCTACATCGTCCCCGGTATTTTAATGATGACCATCGGCAGCACCGTGATCGGGGCCGCGGTCTACGTCTCCACGGACATGAACGAGGGCCTCATCGCCCGCTTCCGCACGATGAAGATCTACCGCGGCTCCATGATGATCGGGCACGTCGTCGGCAGCGTGCTGCAGTGCCTGGCCAGCGTGGTCCTCGTCGGTGCCGTCGCCGTGGCCATCGGCTTCCGGTCCACCGACGCCACGGCCCTGGAGTGGCTGGCCGCGTTCGGACTGCTTGCACTGTTCGCCGTGGCGCTCACCTGGATCGCAGTCGGCATGGGCATGGCCAGCCCGAACGCCGAGGCAGCCGCCAACAGCGCCCAGCCGCTGATCCTCCTGCCGCTCATCTCCAGCGCGTTCATCCCGGCCGACACAATGCCGGGCTGGTTCCAGCCGATCGCCGAGTACCAGCCCTTCACCCCGGCCATCGAGACCCTGCGCGGCCTGCTGCTCGGCACCGAGATCGGCAACGACTGGTGGATCGCCCTCGCATGGTGCGTCGGCCTGATCGCGCTCGGCTACCGCTGGTCGATGGCGCAGTTCAACCGCGACGCGAAGTGAGCACGCGGGCGGGCTGATTCCCCCGGAGCCCGTCCCGCTCCCGGGCGGCGTACTTCGACACCGCGTCGGCGTACGCGCCCAGTCGGCGTCCTCGACCTGCCAGTCCGGGGCTGCGGTCATTGTCGGCTGGAACTCCCGTGGCAGGCGGAGCCGTTCGGCCAGCGCGAGCAACTGCACTGTGGAAGCCGCCGCCGACAAGGCCCGCCACGGCGAGCCCGCAGAGGACGATGCCGAAGGCCGAGGGCGAGGGGCCATCCCCGCGGGTGCGGGGAGCAGGAGCCGCTGCACCCGCACCAAATTCCGGCACACGGGACCATCCCCGCAGGTGGTCCGCGCCATGATCGACGGTTTGCGGGCGATGCTGGAGCAGGCGTTGCTGGCAGCGGGAGCCGGTAAGCAGGAGGCGGCAGAGCTGACGTTGTGCACGCTGGCGACGAACAAATCTCTGGCGGTGCTGAGCCGTGCCGGCTTCTCGGGCGAAGACCTGGCAACCGTCGCGGCAGCCGCCGCTAAAAATGCCAAGGCTCTGCCGAATCTACCGGCCGAACCGTCGGGGCCGCGATAGGACATCGTTTCTTATGGCTGTGATGAGGACTGGGCGGCTTTAGGGAAGCCCAGTTCATCCAGCAGCGCGTCGAACAGCTCCTCTACGAAGGTCTCCCGTGCACGTAGCAGTTCCTCGATCCGGGACTGCTGCGCCGTGGTCTGGACACCAGCTGCTGTAGCCCACGCAAGAGCACCTTCGGCGTCGGCCGGCACCTCCGCATCGAGCTCTGCGCGCTTACGTCCGATGGCTTCTTCGAACTCCGGGGTGGCTATCCACAGGCTCACGTCGTCTACGTCCTCGGGGTCCTCGACGAGGAGAGCAGCGGCGTTTTCCAGGTTGAGCCATGCCTGCCAGCGGTGCCCGCCGGTGTTGAGGCCGGTCACGAGGGCGATGCTGCTGTCGGAGACATCAGCGACGCAGGCCGGCGCGCCGGTCCATTCGACCAAGGTGGGCAGGTGCTCGTCCTCCCAGATGCCTTGCTCCAATTGCAGGGTCTGCCAGCCGCCTGGTCGCGGCTGCCACGCGTACACGTTGTCCCTCAGCCCTGGACCGGTGCTGCCGAACAGGGGTGCTTCCAGCAGGGGGCGCTCGCTGCGCGCAAAGACCAGATGACCGGAAAAGCCCATGGAACCTCCTCGTCGAATACCAGCGCACCCTACGAGCCGTCACTGACACCACCGGTGCTGGCCGACTGTTGATCCCGATCGATTGGTTCACCGGATCAGTCGGCGGTGGCCGATCAGGGTCGCGGCTATGCCGACAAAGGCGAGAAAGTGTTCGGCCTTGCGTTCGTAGCGGCGGTGGAGCCTTCGGTAGCCGGCCAGCCAGGCGGGCCGAGCCCGGCCTGGAGCCTCATCCCACCCCGCGCCGTCCGCCAGCGGCTCTACAAAAAGATCCACAGGATGCGAAAGGCGGTTGGAACCCTCGCCCTGCCCGCCATCGCCACCACCAGCAGCCTCTACTTCACCCACGTCCTGCCCCACAGCGATGCCCCCATCGCCCTGGGCCTCACCGGTCTCGTCGTCCTGTACGACTCCGTCATCGCCGTATGCCACACCTGGCACAAACGCCGAACGCTGGCCGCGCCTCGATCTGGAGCAGCTCCTCCAGGACCGTCTGATGCAACAGGACGTCCCGACACGCCTGTTGCTTCTGGATAGACCTGCGGGCTACTGATGGAAGACGCTGGCCAACCCGCTGCGCAAACTCGGCGCCCTCGCCGAGAGGATCTCGCGACCCGGACACCGATGTCGCGCGACGGCTTCGGCACCTGGCTGCGCACCCCCTGCCGGACCGCGACATCATCGCGAACCCGTCGGCGATGTACGCGGGTTAAGCGCTCGACGGCGCCGAACCGGACTGGGACCTGACCGAGGTCGC comes from Streptomyces aurantiacus and encodes:
- a CDS encoding ABC transporter permease gives rise to the protein MSALSLAVRDSSTMLRRNLLHARRYPSGTLNLLLAPIMMLLLFVYIFGDVMSTGIGGADRSDYIAYIVPGILMMTIGSTVIGAAVYVSTDMNEGLIARFRTMKIYRGSMMIGHVVGSVLQCLASVVLVGAVAVAIGFRSTDATALEWLAAFGLLALFAVALTWIAVGMGMASPNAEAAANSAQPLILLPLISSAFIPADTMPGWFQPIAEYQPFTPAIETLRGLLLGTEIGNDWWIALAWCVGLIALGYRWSMAQFNRDAK
- a CDS encoding ATP-binding cassette domain-containing protein, producing the protein MSTSKKGDGHPLPTAVSAVGLRKSYGDKTVLDGIDLQIPAGSVFALLGPNGAGKTTAVKILSTLITADPASGDIHICGHDLAAAPQAVRAAIGVTGQFSAVDGLITGEENMLLMADLHHLSKQEGRRVAAELLERFDLAEAAKKPASSYSGGMKRRLDIAMTLVGNPRIFFLDEPTTGLDPRSRHNMWGIIRKLVSGGVTVFLTTQYLEEADELADRIAVLNDGKIAAEGTAEELKRLIPGGHIRIRFTDPAAYRSAASALRDVTTDDEALALQIPSDGSQRGLSSILSWLESEGIEADELTVHTPDLDDVFFALTGPTNVISQTEETVR